The nucleotide sequence GGATTTTGATCCATATGGCATGTAAAGTACATGAAGGGTATTTCGGTCCATACGAAAATACAATAGCAAAAAAAGGGTACAAAACAGGTATTAAGGTTGCAAGATGGCATGGATctaattttgaaaatattgcaaTGGCATCCTTCCAATTAGATGAATTGTAGTGATATTTTTCAAAACCGTTAAATTTATGATGGcatagatccaattaactcTTGATTTATCCAGGTAAGGACTCCTTTGAATCAAAGTGTTGTAGAGAAATTTTATGAGATTgaaattctatagaaaatttttctatTTGGCTCTTTGATTTAAAGGATTGGTGTTTTTCAAATCCAATATAATTCCTATAGAATGGCTTATTACATGTAGGTTTGAAGGAAATTTAGCAAaaggtccaacctcttggaaaaaaatcattttagtCTATCTGTCTCATCTgatttctgtgttttttctaCGGCTCAATTAAACGATCATTCATGTGTTTTCCATGTGTTTTGCGatactctgttttacacttgcattaCTGTCAGAATCAAAGTTTTtctattcctctattttttttcattcctacggtTCAAAGAGACGCTAAGAGTATGAACTAGGAAGTCTTGATTTTGTTTCATTTATATATGTAAAATGTTGATTTGTTGGTGAGATGGTGAGATTGAAGGGAACCCTTCCACATTAAACCAGGTTACAATTGTTGTACATAATGAAATGGAATCAGTTGGCATGTTAGGATAGATAGCTTTTTAAGTCAAATTGTTAGCTCAAAATATGCATGAGTGTGAGATTTATATCTTGCTGGATTTACATGAGTATTAATACATATGGTACCGGAGAAAATGCCAACCATATCAAATATCCGGTTGGTACCTAAGATTTGAGAATCCCATGTGAAATATAAATTGAGGCACTATATTTAAAAACTTCCTAGAAACAAACAATAGATTAGTATTTTAGAATCTTTTATCATGATGTagtgatttatttttattaagcGGAAAAATATAATCCTAAATGCTTGGAACGTACATTTATATCGTCAATATGAGCCATATCTATTACCATTAAACATGTATCATAAGCTAATACAACAAGCTCGAAAAATCTTTAAACATACTGAAATGCATTGACATGAACTAAATATATACTCCTACCTCCGTGCGAGAATCGGAGGTATAAAAAATCCGAGGCCTTAATTTTTTAGGGAGGCTGTTTAGTGACCCCTGTCAAATAGTACTTGACTTGTTTCTGACACTCATAGGTTAAGCATGCATGAATTCAGAACTAGTAATCCTTCCGTtctaaaatacttatatttttcgAATATTGCCAAGTCAAATATtattaactttaactattattagaaaaaaataaaaaacaatcatgtaaaatgatgttactagatttatcattgaacaaactatcaaaatatgtaactattttttaaaaaatattttacttttatagatattgttggtcaaagtggTATCTCAAAAACCGTGTCCAAAttcaaaaatgcttatatttttagacggagggagtagcctGGATCTACAGGATAGTGGGAGTGCAAGCCCGTAGTTAATCTTGAAAAATAGAGGTTATTGGGTATCCCATATACATATGACTAACATATCTAacgagctactccctccgttgttTAATATATCAcgtcgttaactttttaaaatatattggaccattaattatattaaaaataattgttatttattttattgtgacttaatttattatcaaatgtagtattctttaagcatgagttatttttttatatttgcaaaaaaatgaataaaatgaatggtcaaatgtttaattttttttacttatttgtGTAGATTTAGGTTCCCTTCAATATAAGTTGAATAATAAACAAATGCCCCGATCGGTTGAGCTGTGGTTGGACGgagcaataaaaaaattaataagcaAAACCTTTATGCCAATATCATTCACGATTTTATAGTCAAGGCTAGAACATAGTATGATGAAAAACCCAGAAAATGAGCtttctctcaaaatttaaattttcggtATTCCATTCAGAAGTGTAGTAAAACGGTCAATGTGTTGACACGTTTCAATAAGATCTGAAGGTCGCGTGTTCGATCCACGCTCACCGCACCTCAATTTTCAATAAGTTAAATTATTTAAATTCCCTTCTTTAGGGTTGAAAATTAAATTGCTTacttaagtttttaatttttctattcaTCAGTGTCGAAATTAAATTATTTCCCCAAGTTTCTAAAATTTTGTTTCTTCAGGATCTATGGTATTTTTCAGCTTGCAATTTTCATCAAGTTATATTATTTTCCTAGGATTTTAAAAATTTCCCCTCTTCAGGGTTGAAAATTAAATTGCTTacttaagtttttaatttttctgtTCATCAGTGTcgaaataataattatttccccAAGTTTCTAAAATTTTGTTTCTTCAGGATCTATGGTATTTTTCAACTTGCAATTTTCATAAAGTTATATTATTTTCCTAGGATTTTAAAAATTTCCCCTCTTCAGGGTTGAAAATTAAATTGCTTacttaagtttttaatttttctgtTCATCAGTGTCGAAATTAAATTATTTCCCCAAGTTTCTAAAATTTTGTTTCTTCAGGATCCAAGGTATTTTTCAACTTCATTTTGTCTTCAACGTAGTTAAATTGTTTTCCTAGGTTTTTTAAAACTTATCTTCTTTAGGGTTCAAAATTAAATTGGTTTcctaagtttttaatttttcttttcgttAGTGTCAAAATTAAATTGTTTCCCCAAGTTtctaaaattttatttctatagggTCTAAGGTATTTTTCAACTTCATTTTATATTCAAGGACCAAGTTAAATTGTTTTCCTAGGTTTTAAAATTTCTGTTCTTCAGGgttcaaaattaaattatttttcaaagtttttaatttttctttttgttagtgttgaaattaattttttttccccaagTTTCTAAAATTTTGTTTCTTCAGGGTCTAAGGTATTTCTCACCTGTCGCCGCTTCGGATTTGTATGTCGTCACCGTCTCTGCTGTTCCACGCCACTCGGAAAAGGGTGCCACCGTCATcgccgagggagtgggccgctCGGAGCCGCTGGacgcaccaccaccgccgctctgGGTCACCGCCTTCTCCGCCGCTCTCCGggtctgctctctctctctctcctcgttcTTGAGTCTTGACGGTTGCATTTGGTATATGAAAACACGATCCAAAAACAAGTTACCGTGATTTTCGTTTTTTGTTGAAGTTAGTAAACAATCAGATAATTACATTGAGGCGAGCTTCTTTTATGAGcttttgaataaaatttttgaCGAACGGTTGCTGTAAATTATTAACTATGGAATCAATTGTATGATGCTCCTATTGCAAAAGTGAACTTGAAGAAAAGTTGTGCTATGTTTCAGCAATGTGACAATATCACTTGTTTTACTGCAGGGGTTGtgcttatatatatttgttttcagaacttttttttaaaaaaaaggagactACTTCTGTAGAGTTTTGAGTCACATCAGCATGGTGCGCCAATTTTGCATTTGTTTAGAAAATTCCAAGGATGTgcacttttttttgtttgtcagcTAGCATTTGGCCAACACATCCATGTTTCTATGCATCTCGAGTTCAAAATTTTCTCTCCAACAAAGATCCATCCTAACTATCACAAACTTGCAAATAAAATGCTGCCTCCATGCCacatcttctccttttttttgtggACTGAATTACTTCTGTATATGTGAAAGTATGATTGGCATTCTAATTCTGTGCTGTTTTGAGCTTTTCGTCAGAAGCATGCAATGATATTATGGCATACTCCTTGAAATCCTGCGAattttattaagaaaaataCTTTCTTCCTACTGTTGTTACACTAGCTGTGTGGAGAGAAAACTTTGTCAAAAGCTAAATATTACGGTAAATGTTCTTGGTAAATCTTTTTTCTGGCATTATAGTATGCAACTGAGCTATGCCAGAAATTGCGATCACACCCAACTGATTAACTGAACGACATAGTGGAGACTTAGGTTAAAGGATTAGAAATCAGAGTAACTTAGAAAACGATACCTGTCCAATGCTAATGCAGAGGCTTGCTGAAAGATTATGTAGAGTTTTTACCTGAAAGAATCTCTACAGACACTACAACACGTTCATGTATTCTAAGAGCCTTCTATGGTTCTTAAAGCTCTTGTCCTGGTATGCTTGACACGGAGCTGCCTTGACAAACTACTATCACATCTGGTGTGTGGTTGCTATTTGCTTGTTCAAGAATGTCGGGAAAGTGGAGATCCGTGGAGAACTTACGGTGAGTTTGCTATTCCCATGTCATCCAATGAACCAGttttttacttcctccgtttcacaatgtaagtcattctagcatttctcatattcatattgatgagattcattaacatcaatatgaatatgagaaatgctagaatgacttacattataaaacggagggagtacttgataATGTTAATATGGCATGGGAATCAATGGTCTCTTCCTATACAAGGCAGATCCTCAATGGATTAACTTATCTGCATCTATaccaatataaaatatatctgtTTCATCACATAATTCTTTTCTAGCCCTGCATTTCTACAGCCTACATATGGTATAATTTTAGTATCATGGTTGATTCAATCTGTAGAGTCTAGCGTGCACTGCAGAATCCAGTGTGCACAATCTGCATACAGTATAATTCAATTGCAAGATCGGTGTTCTTTGTAGGCATGCAAATCGATAAGAACTTATTCATGTGAGTTGATGGTCTTAACATAATGACATTTGTTTATCAGCGTATGAATTATGGGGAAGAAGTATGGCATGTTGCCCACTGTTTTTCTTCTTATTATATACTAGATGAGGGAACCAAAGTGGATCAATACGCCTTCAGAATTTTGTGCATCTTTCAATTTGGGTAAGATGATATTGAAGGACCAGAAGCCACCAATAAAATAGAAGTGCTTATCTTATCCATTTCATTTACTGGAATTATACTTTTGCTTTTTCATTCTATGCAGAGAGCAGAGTCAAACTATAGGATTGCAGTTCCGGTTTCATTTATACAAGTTAACCGTGTGCAATTTAAAGCAACTAAATTTTGCACATCGTTGCAATTATCAGAGACACCTGATTGGGGTTTCGAAAGAATTATATTAGAATAGTTTTGCCTCACAGATGATTTAAGAAACTTGTCAATTAGACCTTAAATGTTTTCGTTTGAGATTGGTTTACATTCGGCACCTTACCTTCCATGGTAATCTGAGTCCATGTCCTTTTAAGGAATAGCATAAAAGCTAACACTCCCTATTCCCAAACGATGTTTGACAAATGCTTGTTAAGTGATATATTGTGTGAATCTTATGATCACCTGTTTATATCTGCAGGTTATATAGATTCATGTCACATGTGTATGTCTTCAGAATATCTATATTTATGTCAGTGTCTGTTTTtagatttatatatatttaggtTACCTGTGTATATATTGAGATTTTTCCTAATTGCATATCATTACAAAttacaaatatatttaatgaaTTTTATATGGATAGTGTACTCTGTTCTTGTTCCATTTTTTTCCAAGAATAATTGTCATTAGAATATGCAGATTTAGTTTGGGAAGCAAAATTCTATATTCTCAACTTAGGCTTTGTTTTCCTTTAGGTGGTGATAtgggccctgtttagatcccaccccaaaaattttcaccatgtcacatcgaacgtttacgtttgaacacctgcatgaagtactAAATATAAGTTTAATAAAACaactaattgtacagattgcgactaatttgcgagacaaatttttaagcctaattgctccatgatttgacaatgtggtgctacattaaatatttgctaatgacagattaattaggcttaataaattcgtctcgcggtttactgacggattctgtaattagttttttattagtgcccgaacaccccatacgacatcctatataatatccgatgtgatatacCAAAACGTTACATCCCTAGATCTAAACAGGTAGCTGAGAGGTAGCTGAGAAGATCCAGGCCACTTAATttagatgagaaaaaaaaatatctcccGCGAGTTCCTCATGGCTTATCATAGCAAGACCAATGGTGCCACTTGTAAAATCCAGATTTCTGTTTTAACCGGCTTGGCATGCACTACCTGAATTAAGTGAGTAAACATGTCCATGCAACGTTTCTCAATTCAATGAGCAGGAAGACGTGCCATGCACATGCATAATTACTAGTAACAATAAAATTCTCACTTAGTCTGAAGTTCTTAACCTAGGTCATGAACACCGTGTTGACTGTTCATCCGAAACTTGTTTGGATTGATGAAAAATTTTGCCAACCCCAAATTTTTGGTAACTTTGATAGTGTTGTATAGTTATTTGATTTGCTACCAATTTATGCTCTCACTAGTATAAATTGTATTATATCAGATTTGGTGTCAAAACTTACTAATGTTTAGGCACTACTAAAATATTGGTAAGATAAGGATTGGCACTAAAACAAACAAGCCCTATAATAATCACTTGGCTTTCCTTTTGTGAGGTTAATTTCTTGGTTGCAGCCCAACCTCTCCTTGTGGCCCGTGACCTATTGATGCCTCCTCCTAATAATAATGTCCCAGTCATGTCACATCTTGTTCGTGTAAGGACACGTGATCAGTGTAGATAACTTCTTTGTGCTACCTCCCACAACATTTGTTTCAGTCGTGGGAAATACTCATTTCGTCATGAAAGAAAAATAAccttatgtctagattcattattaTAGGTGGTACGTGTCCAGTAGCAGTAAATACGTCTTCATCAGTAACAGTAAAGCAGAGCATTCCCGTGTGCCGGAAGAGGTCGCCGCGGCTGGAGACAATTCAGCCGGTGTTCTACTGGCGACTGGCCTCCTCGAGTTCTTGATCTTGGCGGATTGCCGTCCATGGAGACCACACGAAGCGATGGCAGCATCATGGTGGTAGGGGCGGTCGATATCGATTGCCCCCAGCACCGGCTGTGCGGGTACCGCGACTTGATACGGggcgtctccggcggcggcgccgccatgtcGCGCTGGCCGGAGGCGGCGCCCTTCGTCCCGCAGATCGCCAGTACtggtggcgatggtggtgcagcggtggccggcggcggctggtcgAGCGGGAGCTCAAGCCCGGCTCCATCGTCttgcagctcctcctcctcttggcgCGAGGGAGACTGCTGCTACGACGTCTGCTGGTGTTCTTCTTCCACGGTCCACGAGCTTCGCAGCATCGCGGAGCGGATGGTCCGTGACGGCTACATCGAGGGGCTCATCAGGGCTTTCGGTGGCGCGGCCACTGCCGGAGCCGCCGGACGGCGTGGCCCCCCAGACGAGCTTCTCCTCCATAACTGGTTCTCGCAGCTCGACGTGGAGTGGGTCCTGCTCCTCCATACCTGcagcgaggaagaagaagacgaacacgtacgacgacctcctcctcttcccgtGGAAGATTTGATGGCGCTTATGGAGCGGTGGATCCGAGCCCTCCTAACCATGGTGCAGGTTCTCTGCATCACGCAGCTCGAGCTCCGCGCCAAGAAGCCAACCGTCGCCGGAGTCCGGAGAGCCATCCAGTTCTTCCTGCTCCGCCGCGACAGCAAGACGGCGCACGCGGACTACGTGCAGCAGGTGGTCCAGttcgcgcggttcgcggaggagaGCATCCTCAGGATGCTGgccttcgtcgacgccgccactctcgccgtcgtcgaggaggacgacgacgaccaccgggTGGCCGAGGCGCTCCCGGGGATGTTGCAGGTGTACGCCTGCATCTCCGAGGCCTCTCCGACCGTGCTCGCCATGTTCAAAGAAGCATCCGATCTCCTCGCTTCCGGCTCCTCCCGCCATGGCCAGGAGGCACAGGTTTTCGACGGCATGGACGGCATCTTCCTGCGCAAGAGGAAGAAGCTGAGCGACGCGATCTGGGACATGATGGAGAAGGTTCGATCCTCCTTCTTGCAGGATGGATGCTGGCAAGTCTCGCCGGAGGCATCAGCATCAGGAGTCCATGAGACCACCGTGCTGATGATGAACTACATCGCGCTTCTCTGGCGCAACGACGACGTCCTCACCTTCATCCTGCAGGATCACCACTTCAGCGTGTTCGTCTCTCACACCCAGGGCTTCAGCTCGGTCGTGAACCTGATCACCGACATCATCTCTTGCCTTGGCCACAAATTGGAGGAAATTGCCTCCTCCCTTTCCAATTCCATCTTGGACCCAGCGTTGCGTTGCATTTTCTTGCTAAACAATTGGCAGCTTGTGTTGCACCGCATCGAATCCCTGGACCTGCCATCTTGGGCCTTGATAGACAGATGCAGGACACGGAGGTACATAGACACTTACATTGACGTCTTCTGGTCGCCTCTGTTGTGCTGCATCTTCATCGGAAATTCTTCTGATACTCCTCGAAAGAAAACCTACAGACCTGCTTTCGGCTTCCGAAGATACCTGtctcttgaaaattttgagatagAATTCAGAAAAACCTACGCGAAGCACAAGTTTTTCAAGGTTCCAGACCCTAAGCTTCGGCAGAGATTACGTCAAGCCATCATCCAGAAAATCATTCCGCATTATAGCATGTATCTGGAGGAGCGAGCAGCAAGGGGAATGCACAATCGACCTCCCAAAATTACTCCTGAGCAGTTGAAGGAGCTATTAGAAGAATTATTCGAAGGTTGAAGCAGATGAATTTCAGTGGAATAAATGGCTATATATTTAATTAGCACTCACCGTTTTGTCACCCTAGCTTGGGTCGTAGGTTTGAAGGTTTGTGCTCCGGCCAGCAATTAAGGTGTGGTTTGTCTTCTTTGGACTTTGGTGATTATGGTGAGAGTATAATTCACCAAGTTCCTGCAAACAGAAACTTGGTTAGTCTTGCCTTATTCGCCGGAGACCTTACTTAGTCTTGCCTGCTTGTGAAGATGGGGGTTACTAAAACTGTTGAAATGAGTTTTACTTAAATGTTACAAATTTAATTATTTCCGTTGTACAGATAATCTATTATCATCTTCGTGTACTCTCTTTGGTTTTGTCGTGCATCTACTTGTACTTTAATATTGTGGTGTACCAGTAAAGTAATAAGAAGTAATACGTTGTGAGTTGTGGCAtcccaaaaataattttcttgaGATGTTAGCTTACACTTACAGACGACCTGTTCTCGACTTCTAGTATATACTTTATTTTGTTGTCTAGGGGCAAGATCTactgtaacaaaataaatgtaaaaCATGTAATAAGACAGTTTA is from Oryza sativa Japonica Group chromosome 9, ASM3414082v1 and encodes:
- the LOC4346808 gene encoding exocyst complex component EXO70A1 — encoded protein: METTRSDGSIMVVGAVDIDCPQHRLCGYRDLIRGVSGGGAAMSRWPEAAPFVPQIASTGGDGGAAVAGGGWSSGSSSPAPSSCSSSSSWREGDCCYDVCWCSSSTVHELRSIAERMVRDGYIEGLIRAFGGAATAGAAGRRGPPDELLLHNWFSQLDVEWVLLLHTCSEEEEDEHVRRPPPLPVEDLMALMERWIRALLTMVQVLCITQLELRAKKPTVAGVRRAIQFFLLRRDSKTAHADYVQQVVQFARFAEESILRMLAFVDAATLAVVEEDDDDHRVAEALPGMLQVYACISEASPTVLAMFKEASDLLASGSSRHGQEAQVFDGMDGIFLRKRKKLSDAIWDMMEKVRSSFLQDGCWQVSPEASASGVHETTVLMMNYIALLWRNDDVLTFILQDHHFSVFVSHTQGFSSVVNLITDIISCLGHKLEEIASSLSNSILDPALRCIFLLNNWQLVLHRIESLDLPSWALIDRCRTRRYIDTYIDVFWSPLLCCIFIGNSSDTPRKKTYRPAFGFRRYLSLENFEIEFRKTYAKHKFFKVPDPKLRQRLRQAIIQKIIPHYSMYLEERAARGMHNRPPKITPEQLKELLEELFEG